One Rosa chinensis cultivar Old Blush chromosome 3, RchiOBHm-V2, whole genome shotgun sequence DNA window includes the following coding sequences:
- the LOC112191464 gene encoding myb family transcription factor PHL5 isoform X3, with product MNEQKIDCIRSLHQPSHGLISDPNFELGSHSSHQLLGLQQQPWNVEVWLQQPTMDQGVSQLQNIGPAKSPSSIMSRFESPASAFYATERCMGFPSHYESQVVGNPNPPQFPSGQSYEESYSMESSEDIRNTLQSIVKSQTNSSQSYKSSEKSDQIPSNHLPGSKLFLHQQMHQDSTSGSVRRPFSLAFKENQEQVSFFSQQAKQSPRTSSGTVSATSGDSSSTSPSLSSKTRIRWNQDLHEKFVECVNRLGGADKATPKAILKKMGLEGLTIFHVKSHLQKYRIAKYLPDSAEGKSEKRANVNVEPQLDVKTGLQIKEALQLQLDVQRQLHEQLELRIEEQGERLKKMFDLQQKTSDSTLKTPNVDFTCHENGPSDNEIQVSSPEGSGNSHFPSKIS from the exons ATGAACGAGCAAAAGATAGATTGTATTCGTTCCTTGCATCAACCCAGCCATGGACTAATTAGTGATCCTAACTTTGAACTTGGTAGTCATTCTTCTCACCAGCTCTTGGGTCTGCAACAACAGCCTTGGAACGTGGAAGTTTGGCTTCAGCAACCCACCATGGATCAGGGAGTGTCACAGCTTCAAAATATTGGGCCTGCAAAATCACCAAGCAGCATTATGAGCCGATTTGAATCACCGGCTTCGGCTTTCTATGCAACCGAAAGATGCATGGGATTTCCTTCGCACTATGAGTCTCAAGTTGTTGGTAATCCTAATCCTCCACAGTTCCCTTCAGGCCAATCATATGAGGAAAGCTACTCAATGGAATCATCAGAGGACATCAGAAATACCTTGCAATCAATTGTGAAATCCCAAACCAACAGCTCTCAATCTTATAAATCCTCTGAGAAGTCTGATCAAATCCCAAGCAACCATTTGCCAGGCAGTAAGCTCTTTCTGCATCAACAAATGCATCAAGATAGTACTAGTGGCTCAGTTAGGAGACCCTTTTCACTAGCTTTCAAAGAAAATCAGGAACAA GTGAGCTTCTTTTCTCAGCAAGCAAAGCAGTCTCCAAGAACTTCCTCAGGAACGGTTTCTGCAACCTCTGGTGATTCTTCTTCAACCAGCCCATCACTCTCGAGTAAAACACGAATACGATGGAATCAAGATCTTCACGAGAAGTTTGTTGAGTGTGTCAATCGTCTTGGGGGTGCTGACA AAGCAACACCTAAGGCGATACTGAAGAAGATGGGATTGGAGGGACTAAccatctttcatgtcaaaagtCATTTGCAG AAATATCGAATCGCAAAATATTTGCCAGACTCTGCAGAAG GAAAATCTGAGAAAAGAGCTAATGTGAATGTCGAACCTCAGCTTGATGTGAAAAC TGGCTTGCAAATCAAAGAGGCACTGCAACTACAACTAGATGTCCAGAGGCAACTTCACGAACAACTAGAG TTGCGCATTGAAGAACAAGGGGAGCGGCTCAAGAAAATGTTTGACCTGCAGCAAAAAACAAGTGATAGCACGTTAAAGACTCCAAACGTGGATTTTACATGCCATGAAAATGGTCCATCAGATAATGAAATTCAAGTTTCAAGTCCTGAAGGTTCTGGGAATTCCCACTTCCCATCCAAGATAAGTTAG
- the LOC112191464 gene encoding myb family transcription factor PHL5 isoform X5 — protein sequence MNEQKIDCIRSLHQPSHGLISDPNFELGSHSSHQLLGLQQQPWNVEVWLQQPTMDQGVSQLQNIGPAKSPSSIMSRFESPASAFYATERCMGFPSHYESQVVGNPNPPQFPSGQSYEESYSMESSEDIRNTLQSIVKSQTNSSQSYKSSEKSDQIPSNHLPGSKLFLHQQMHQDSTSGSVRRPFSLAFKENQEQVSFFSQQAKQSPRTSSGTVSATSGDSSSTSPSLSSKTRIRWNQDLHEKFVECVNRLGGADKATPKAILKKMGLEGLTIFHVKSHLQENLRKELM from the exons ATGAACGAGCAAAAGATAGATTGTATTCGTTCCTTGCATCAACCCAGCCATGGACTAATTAGTGATCCTAACTTTGAACTTGGTAGTCATTCTTCTCACCAGCTCTTGGGTCTGCAACAACAGCCTTGGAACGTGGAAGTTTGGCTTCAGCAACCCACCATGGATCAGGGAGTGTCACAGCTTCAAAATATTGGGCCTGCAAAATCACCAAGCAGCATTATGAGCCGATTTGAATCACCGGCTTCGGCTTTCTATGCAACCGAAAGATGCATGGGATTTCCTTCGCACTATGAGTCTCAAGTTGTTGGTAATCCTAATCCTCCACAGTTCCCTTCAGGCCAATCATATGAGGAAAGCTACTCAATGGAATCATCAGAGGACATCAGAAATACCTTGCAATCAATTGTGAAATCCCAAACCAACAGCTCTCAATCTTATAAATCCTCTGAGAAGTCTGATCAAATCCCAAGCAACCATTTGCCAGGCAGTAAGCTCTTTCTGCATCAACAAATGCATCAAGATAGTACTAGTGGCTCAGTTAGGAGACCCTTTTCACTAGCTTTCAAAGAAAATCAGGAACAA GTGAGCTTCTTTTCTCAGCAAGCAAAGCAGTCTCCAAGAACTTCCTCAGGAACGGTTTCTGCAACCTCTGGTGATTCTTCTTCAACCAGCCCATCACTCTCGAGTAAAACACGAATACGATGGAATCAAGATCTTCACGAGAAGTTTGTTGAGTGTGTCAATCGTCTTGGGGGTGCTGACA AAGCAACACCTAAGGCGATACTGAAGAAGATGGGATTGGAGGGACTAAccatctttcatgtcaaaagtCATTTGCAG GAAAATCTGAGAAAAGAGCTAATGTGA
- the LOC112191464 gene encoding myb family transcription factor PHL5 isoform X2 — MNEQKIDCIRSLHQPSHGLISDPNFELGSHSSHQLLGLQQQPWNVEVWLQQPTMDQGVSQLQNIGPAKSPSSIMSRFESPASAFYATERCMGFPSHYESQVVGNPNPPQFPSGQSYEESYSMESSEDIRNTLQSIVKSQTNSSQSYKSSEKSDQIPSNHLPGSKLFLHQQMHQDSTSGSVRRPFSLAFKENQEQQAKQSPRTSSGTVSATSGDSSSTSPSLSSKTRIRWNQDLHEKFVECVNRLGGADKATPKAILKKMGLEGLTIFHVKSHLQKYRIAKYLPDSAEGKSEKRANVNVEPQLDVKTGLQIKEALQLQLDVQRQLHEQLEIQRNLQLRIEEQGERLKKMFDLQQKTSDSTLKTPNVDFTCHENGPSDNEIQVSSPEGSGNSHFPSKIS; from the exons ATGAACGAGCAAAAGATAGATTGTATTCGTTCCTTGCATCAACCCAGCCATGGACTAATTAGTGATCCTAACTTTGAACTTGGTAGTCATTCTTCTCACCAGCTCTTGGGTCTGCAACAACAGCCTTGGAACGTGGAAGTTTGGCTTCAGCAACCCACCATGGATCAGGGAGTGTCACAGCTTCAAAATATTGGGCCTGCAAAATCACCAAGCAGCATTATGAGCCGATTTGAATCACCGGCTTCGGCTTTCTATGCAACCGAAAGATGCATGGGATTTCCTTCGCACTATGAGTCTCAAGTTGTTGGTAATCCTAATCCTCCACAGTTCCCTTCAGGCCAATCATATGAGGAAAGCTACTCAATGGAATCATCAGAGGACATCAGAAATACCTTGCAATCAATTGTGAAATCCCAAACCAACAGCTCTCAATCTTATAAATCCTCTGAGAAGTCTGATCAAATCCCAAGCAACCATTTGCCAGGCAGTAAGCTCTTTCTGCATCAACAAATGCATCAAGATAGTACTAGTGGCTCAGTTAGGAGACCCTTTTCACTAGCTTTCAAAGAAAATCAGGAACAA CAAGCAAAGCAGTCTCCAAGAACTTCCTCAGGAACGGTTTCTGCAACCTCTGGTGATTCTTCTTCAACCAGCCCATCACTCTCGAGTAAAACACGAATACGATGGAATCAAGATCTTCACGAGAAGTTTGTTGAGTGTGTCAATCGTCTTGGGGGTGCTGACA AAGCAACACCTAAGGCGATACTGAAGAAGATGGGATTGGAGGGACTAAccatctttcatgtcaaaagtCATTTGCAG AAATATCGAATCGCAAAATATTTGCCAGACTCTGCAGAAG GAAAATCTGAGAAAAGAGCTAATGTGAATGTCGAACCTCAGCTTGATGTGAAAAC TGGCTTGCAAATCAAAGAGGCACTGCAACTACAACTAGATGTCCAGAGGCAACTTCACGAACAACTAGAG ATTCAGCGAAATTTACAGTTGCGCATTGAAGAACAAGGGGAGCGGCTCAAGAAAATGTTTGACCTGCAGCAAAAAACAAGTGATAGCACGTTAAAGACTCCAAACGTGGATTTTACATGCCATGAAAATGGTCCATCAGATAATGAAATTCAAGTTTCAAGTCCTGAAGGTTCTGGGAATTCCCACTTCCCATCCAAGATAAGTTAG
- the LOC112191464 gene encoding myb family transcription factor PHL5 isoform X1 → MNEQKIDCIRSLHQPSHGLISDPNFELGSHSSHQLLGLQQQPWNVEVWLQQPTMDQGVSQLQNIGPAKSPSSIMSRFESPASAFYATERCMGFPSHYESQVVGNPNPPQFPSGQSYEESYSMESSEDIRNTLQSIVKSQTNSSQSYKSSEKSDQIPSNHLPGSKLFLHQQMHQDSTSGSVRRPFSLAFKENQEQVSFFSQQAKQSPRTSSGTVSATSGDSSSTSPSLSSKTRIRWNQDLHEKFVECVNRLGGADKATPKAILKKMGLEGLTIFHVKSHLQKYRIAKYLPDSAEGKSEKRANVNVEPQLDVKTGLQIKEALQLQLDVQRQLHEQLEIQRNLQLRIEEQGERLKKMFDLQQKTSDSTLKTPNVDFTCHENGPSDNEIQVSSPEGSGNSHFPSKIS, encoded by the exons ATGAACGAGCAAAAGATAGATTGTATTCGTTCCTTGCATCAACCCAGCCATGGACTAATTAGTGATCCTAACTTTGAACTTGGTAGTCATTCTTCTCACCAGCTCTTGGGTCTGCAACAACAGCCTTGGAACGTGGAAGTTTGGCTTCAGCAACCCACCATGGATCAGGGAGTGTCACAGCTTCAAAATATTGGGCCTGCAAAATCACCAAGCAGCATTATGAGCCGATTTGAATCACCGGCTTCGGCTTTCTATGCAACCGAAAGATGCATGGGATTTCCTTCGCACTATGAGTCTCAAGTTGTTGGTAATCCTAATCCTCCACAGTTCCCTTCAGGCCAATCATATGAGGAAAGCTACTCAATGGAATCATCAGAGGACATCAGAAATACCTTGCAATCAATTGTGAAATCCCAAACCAACAGCTCTCAATCTTATAAATCCTCTGAGAAGTCTGATCAAATCCCAAGCAACCATTTGCCAGGCAGTAAGCTCTTTCTGCATCAACAAATGCATCAAGATAGTACTAGTGGCTCAGTTAGGAGACCCTTTTCACTAGCTTTCAAAGAAAATCAGGAACAA GTGAGCTTCTTTTCTCAGCAAGCAAAGCAGTCTCCAAGAACTTCCTCAGGAACGGTTTCTGCAACCTCTGGTGATTCTTCTTCAACCAGCCCATCACTCTCGAGTAAAACACGAATACGATGGAATCAAGATCTTCACGAGAAGTTTGTTGAGTGTGTCAATCGTCTTGGGGGTGCTGACA AAGCAACACCTAAGGCGATACTGAAGAAGATGGGATTGGAGGGACTAAccatctttcatgtcaaaagtCATTTGCAG AAATATCGAATCGCAAAATATTTGCCAGACTCTGCAGAAG GAAAATCTGAGAAAAGAGCTAATGTGAATGTCGAACCTCAGCTTGATGTGAAAAC TGGCTTGCAAATCAAAGAGGCACTGCAACTACAACTAGATGTCCAGAGGCAACTTCACGAACAACTAGAG ATTCAGCGAAATTTACAGTTGCGCATTGAAGAACAAGGGGAGCGGCTCAAGAAAATGTTTGACCTGCAGCAAAAAACAAGTGATAGCACGTTAAAGACTCCAAACGTGGATTTTACATGCCATGAAAATGGTCCATCAGATAATGAAATTCAAGTTTCAAGTCCTGAAGGTTCTGGGAATTCCCACTTCCCATCCAAGATAAGTTAG
- the LOC112191464 gene encoding myb family transcription factor PHL5 isoform X4 gives MDQGVSQLQNIGPAKSPSSIMSRFESPASAFYATERCMGFPSHYESQVVGNPNPPQFPSGQSYEESYSMESSEDIRNTLQSIVKSQTNSSQSYKSSEKSDQIPSNHLPGSKLFLHQQMHQDSTSGSVRRPFSLAFKENQEQVSFFSQQAKQSPRTSSGTVSATSGDSSSTSPSLSSKTRIRWNQDLHEKFVECVNRLGGADKATPKAILKKMGLEGLTIFHVKSHLQKYRIAKYLPDSAEGKSEKRANVNVEPQLDVKTGLQIKEALQLQLDVQRQLHEQLEIQRNLQLRIEEQGERLKKMFDLQQKTSDSTLKTPNVDFTCHENGPSDNEIQVSSPEGSGNSHFPSKIS, from the exons ATGGATCAGGGAGTGTCACAGCTTCAAAATATTGGGCCTGCAAAATCACCAAGCAGCATTATGAGCCGATTTGAATCACCGGCTTCGGCTTTCTATGCAACCGAAAGATGCATGGGATTTCCTTCGCACTATGAGTCTCAAGTTGTTGGTAATCCTAATCCTCCACAGTTCCCTTCAGGCCAATCATATGAGGAAAGCTACTCAATGGAATCATCAGAGGACATCAGAAATACCTTGCAATCAATTGTGAAATCCCAAACCAACAGCTCTCAATCTTATAAATCCTCTGAGAAGTCTGATCAAATCCCAAGCAACCATTTGCCAGGCAGTAAGCTCTTTCTGCATCAACAAATGCATCAAGATAGTACTAGTGGCTCAGTTAGGAGACCCTTTTCACTAGCTTTCAAAGAAAATCAGGAACAA GTGAGCTTCTTTTCTCAGCAAGCAAAGCAGTCTCCAAGAACTTCCTCAGGAACGGTTTCTGCAACCTCTGGTGATTCTTCTTCAACCAGCCCATCACTCTCGAGTAAAACACGAATACGATGGAATCAAGATCTTCACGAGAAGTTTGTTGAGTGTGTCAATCGTCTTGGGGGTGCTGACA AAGCAACACCTAAGGCGATACTGAAGAAGATGGGATTGGAGGGACTAAccatctttcatgtcaaaagtCATTTGCAG AAATATCGAATCGCAAAATATTTGCCAGACTCTGCAGAAG GAAAATCTGAGAAAAGAGCTAATGTGAATGTCGAACCTCAGCTTGATGTGAAAAC TGGCTTGCAAATCAAAGAGGCACTGCAACTACAACTAGATGTCCAGAGGCAACTTCACGAACAACTAGAG ATTCAGCGAAATTTACAGTTGCGCATTGAAGAACAAGGGGAGCGGCTCAAGAAAATGTTTGACCTGCAGCAAAAAACAAGTGATAGCACGTTAAAGACTCCAAACGTGGATTTTACATGCCATGAAAATGGTCCATCAGATAATGAAATTCAAGTTTCAAGTCCTGAAGGTTCTGGGAATTCCCACTTCCCATCCAAGATAAGTTAG